The proteins below come from a single Cylindrospermopsis raciborskii Cr2010 genomic window:
- a CDS encoding Rieske (2Fe-2S) protein yields the protein MAWQKILATSDLLPGGREVVKVGKRNILVLNHDNQYYAVENSCPHLKVPMKSAKIENGTIVCSFHRSAFDLATGEVKTWCPWPPAVGKLMGMVSQQKNLPVFPLRVENDHVLIDIPE from the coding sequence ATGGCGTGGCAAAAAATTCTGGCAACAAGTGACCTGCTACCGGGAGGTCGAGAAGTGGTAAAGGTAGGAAAAAGAAATATATTGGTGTTGAACCATGATAACCAGTATTATGCTGTAGAAAATAGCTGTCCCCACCTTAAAGTACCAATGAAATCGGCAAAAATTGAAAATGGTACAATTGTTTGCTCATTTCACCGTAGTGCTTTTGACCTAGCTACTGGGGAGGTCAAAACCTGGTGTCCTTGGCCTCCCGCAGTTGGGAAGTTAATGGGAATGGTCTCTCAACAAAAAAATTTACCCGTGTTTCCCCTGCGTGTGGAAAATGATCATGTTTTGATCGACATACCAGAATAG